A portion of the Cellulophaga algicola DSM 14237 genome contains these proteins:
- a CDS encoding methyltransferase, giving the protein MSTDIKLSKPQPIILDKQLEMFNRGSDVNLTIKALEAGKPVLITAFYSNGLVLLKELKYYLQKKFPNDSFQEQRKFRAAYQKLSNLILIEIVANKLIVKKAPSIGWLEKLYPEISDFLLPFPQVQGLNSAWQWYENGIAVPVLRNKMHPYYGVYFPTRFDHLILFDQWLKRYEGPKKSATDIGIGSGILSLQMVKYGFQKVFGTDTNPNSIIGLTEFMGDTKLSRKIALDHGSLFGKFEKQTELIVFNPPWLPQAHDLDRIDEAIYYTKDLFPEFFAAAKKHLLPEGKLVVLFSNLGQITNATKEHPIAMELANGGRFKLEKCHKKSVKVASDKTKRDQHWRTLEEVELWVLTH; this is encoded by the coding sequence ATGAGTACAGATATAAAGCTTAGCAAGCCACAACCTATTATTTTAGATAAACAATTAGAAATGTTCAATCGTGGCTCAGACGTTAATCTTACTATTAAAGCATTAGAAGCTGGTAAACCTGTGCTCATAACAGCTTTTTATAGTAATGGATTAGTACTTCTCAAAGAATTGAAATACTATCTTCAAAAAAAGTTTCCTAATGATTCTTTTCAAGAACAACGTAAATTTCGTGCCGCTTATCAAAAATTATCCAATCTTATTTTAATAGAAATTGTTGCTAATAAGTTAATCGTTAAAAAGGCACCTTCTATTGGTTGGTTAGAAAAGTTGTATCCAGAAATAAGCGATTTTTTATTGCCTTTCCCTCAAGTACAAGGATTAAATAGTGCTTGGCAATGGTATGAAAACGGAATTGCAGTTCCTGTGTTAAGAAATAAAATGCATCCCTATTACGGAGTTTATTTTCCAACACGTTTTGATCATTTAATACTTTTTGACCAATGGTTAAAACGATACGAGGGTCCTAAAAAATCTGCAACAGATATCGGTATTGGTAGTGGTATACTTTCTTTGCAAATGGTAAAATACGGTTTTCAGAAGGTTTTTGGTACAGATACAAACCCTAATTCAATTATTGGTTTAACTGAGTTTATGGGAGATACAAAATTATCTAGAAAAATAGCTTTAGATCATGGTTCGCTGTTTGGTAAATTTGAAAAGCAAACAGAACTAATTGTTTTCAATCCGCCTTGGCTGCCACAAGCACATGATTTAGATCGTATTGATGAAGCTATTTATTATACTAAAGATCTATTTCCAGAATTTTTTGCAGCAGCAAAAAAACACCTCTTGCCAGAAGGTAAATTGGTGGTCTTATTTTCTAATTTAGGACAGATAACAAATGCTACAAAAGAACATCCTATAGCAATGGAATTGGCTAATGGGGGTAGGTTTAAATTAGAGAAATGTCACAAAAAATCTGTGAAGGTAGCCTCAGATAAAACAAAGAGAGACCAACATTGGCGTACGTTAGAAGAAGTAGAGTTATGGGTTTTAACCCATTAA
- a CDS encoding 3'-5' exonuclease codes for MFNFLKKNKASLPQFWNDYALKFKEKPTEKLVDTVYTVLDTETTGFDYSNDRILCIGAVKLVQQQIAIRDGFEVFVTQQVYGKDAAPIHGILKNSTVPRVTELEALEQFITYVGNSVIIAHHAIFDLNMINNALLRNGLPELKNTYLDTSHLYKKTIIRSNLITRKENYTLDELADKFSISKKDRHTAMGDAYITAILFLKIISKLKESKKEVTLSFLRD; via the coding sequence ATGTTTAACTTTTTAAAAAAAAACAAAGCCAGTCTTCCTCAATTTTGGAACGACTATGCGTTAAAATTTAAAGAAAAACCTACGGAAAAACTAGTTGACACCGTATATACTGTTTTAGATACTGAAACTACGGGTTTTGATTATTCTAACGATAGAATCTTATGCATTGGTGCTGTAAAATTAGTACAGCAACAAATTGCGATAAGAGATGGTTTTGAAGTATTTGTTACACAGCAAGTGTATGGTAAAGATGCCGCCCCAATCCACGGAATACTCAAAAACAGTACAGTTCCTAGGGTAACTGAACTAGAGGCTTTAGAACAATTTATTACCTATGTAGGGAACAGTGTAATTATTGCACACCATGCAATTTTTGATTTAAATATGATTAACAATGCCTTACTAAGAAATGGATTACCCGAATTAAAAAACACCTATTTGGATACTTCTCATCTCTATAAAAAGACAATTATTAGATCTAATTTAATTACAAGAAAAGAAAATTACACATTAGATGAATTAGCTGATAAATTTAGCATTTCAAAAAAAGATAGGCATACTGCTATGGGTGATGCTTATATTACAGCTATACTCTTTTTAAAGATTATTAGTAAGCTAAAAGAATCCAAAAAAGAAGTAACCCTCAGTTTTTTACGCGATTGA
- the mnmE gene encoding tRNA uridine-5-carboxymethylaminomethyl(34) synthesis GTPase MnmE has translation MIQQDTIVALATPSGAGAIAIIRLSGNDAITIASNHFVSRKGKKLSNQKTHTILLGHIVDGDRILDEVLASIFKGPNSYTGENIVEISCHGSTYIQQEIIQLFLRNGCRTADAGEFTLRAFLNGKIDLSQAEAVADVIASDNAASHQIAIQQMRGGFSNEIKELRAELMNFASLIELELDFSEEDVEFANRAQFQDLINRITLVLKRLIDSFAVGNVIKNGIPVAIVGEPNVGKSTLLNSLLNEDRAIVSDIAGTTRDTIEDELSIDGIGFRFIDTAGIRETQDIVEGIGIKKTFEKIKQAEVVLYLIDGALIKEKKQIDALKIEIEKIKNQFPQKSILLLVNKADKIATETTTLISSEMASLSAQLKTIFIAAKTGEGVEDLKEELLGLINTGALRNNETIVTNSRHYNSLLKAFEEIQKVQYGMDSGFSGDLLAIDIRQALFHFSEITGEISSDDLLGNIFANFCIGK, from the coding sequence ATGATACAACAAGATACTATAGTAGCACTAGCAACACCATCTGGTGCGGGAGCCATTGCTATAATTCGCCTTTCTGGTAATGATGCTATTACTATTGCTTCAAACCATTTTGTATCTAGGAAAGGTAAAAAACTATCCAACCAAAAGACACACACCATTTTATTAGGACATATTGTAGATGGAGACCGTATTTTAGACGAAGTTTTAGCCTCTATATTTAAAGGACCTAATTCTTATACTGGAGAAAATATAGTAGAAATTTCATGCCATGGCTCCACCTATATTCAGCAAGAAATTATCCAATTATTTTTAAGAAATGGATGCAGAACTGCAGACGCCGGAGAGTTTACCTTACGTGCCTTTTTAAATGGAAAGATAGATTTAAGTCAGGCTGAAGCCGTAGCAGATGTTATTGCTTCGGACAATGCTGCGAGTCATCAAATTGCCATTCAGCAAATGCGTGGCGGGTTTAGCAATGAAATAAAAGAATTGCGAGCAGAGCTAATGAACTTTGCTTCCTTAATAGAATTAGAGTTAGATTTTTCAGAGGAAGATGTGGAGTTTGCGAATAGAGCGCAGTTTCAAGACCTTATCAATAGAATTACGTTGGTCTTAAAACGTCTTATAGATTCTTTTGCTGTAGGGAATGTAATAAAAAACGGAATTCCGGTAGCTATTGTAGGCGAACCTAATGTTGGAAAATCTACCTTATTAAACTCGCTATTAAACGAAGATAGAGCTATTGTATCTGATATTGCGGGTACTACCCGTGATACTATTGAGGATGAACTATCTATTGATGGTATCGGATTTCGGTTTATTGATACGGCAGGAATTCGTGAAACGCAAGATATTGTTGAAGGTATTGGGATAAAGAAAACATTCGAAAAAATAAAACAAGCAGAAGTTGTCCTTTATTTAATTGATGGTGCACTTATAAAAGAGAAAAAACAGATAGACGCTTTAAAAATAGAAATTGAAAAGATAAAAAATCAGTTTCCACAGAAATCTATTCTTTTGTTGGTCAATAAGGCAGATAAAATAGCTACTGAAACCACCACGCTTATTTCTTCTGAAATGGCATCATTATCTGCACAGCTGAAAACTATTTTTATCGCAGCGAAAACGGGTGAAGGCGTAGAAGATTTAAAAGAAGAATTATTAGGACTGATAAACACAGGAGCCCTTAGAAACAACGAAACTATTGTAACCAATTCTAGACATTACAATTCACTTTTAAAAGCCTTTGAAGAGATTCAAAAAGTACAATATGGAATGGATTCTGGTTTTTCTGGAGATTTATTGGCTATAGATATTCGTCAAGCATTATTTCATTTTAGTGAAATTACTGGTGAAATATCAAGTGATGATTTGCTAGGAAATATATTTGCTAATTTTTGTATTGGAAAGTAA
- a CDS encoding RluA family pseudouridine synthase, whose product MPNLEVVEENNDYIVVNKTAGYISEKNPYEDNTIEDQLFKHLLQKKRKPYIGVIHRLDRVTSGVLIFAKKKSVLVAFNELFSSRQVQKTYLAIVKNKPANTKGDLVNFLVKNNKDKRADIIQTKSKESLDCSLSYEVIAKNNFGYLLEVQPKTGRFHQIRAQLAHIGLPIIGDEKYGSDQEYYPLSVCLHSWKLTYQVSGSNESKTFVAPLPKNKFWEFKSL is encoded by the coding sequence ATGCCAAATCTAGAAGTAGTAGAAGAAAACAATGATTATATCGTTGTAAATAAGACGGCCGGATATATAAGTGAAAAAAACCCTTATGAGGATAATACCATAGAAGACCAGCTATTTAAACACCTTTTACAAAAAAAACGTAAACCCTATATTGGCGTTATTCATAGATTAGATAGAGTTACCAGTGGCGTCTTAATTTTTGCTAAGAAGAAAAGCGTTCTCGTGGCATTTAATGAACTTTTTAGTAGTCGGCAAGTTCAAAAAACATATTTGGCCATCGTTAAAAATAAACCAGCAAATACTAAAGGTGATTTAGTCAATTTTCTTGTAAAAAATAATAAAGATAAAAGAGCAGACATTATTCAAACTAAATCAAAAGAGTCTTTAGATTGTAGCCTTAGTTATGAGGTTATTGCAAAAAACAACTTTGGCTATCTTTTAGAAGTACAACCTAAAACGGGGAGATTTCATCAAATAAGAGCCCAATTAGCACATATAGGACTTCCCATTATTGGAGATGAAAAATATGGTTCAGACCAAGAATATTATCCTCTTTCTGTTTGTCTTCATTCTTGGAAGTTAACCTATCAAGTTTCAGGATCTAATGAAAGTAAAACTTTTGTAGCTCCTTTGCCAAAGAATAAATTTTGGGAATTTAAATCCTTATAA
- the dnaN gene encoding DNA polymerase III subunit beta: protein MKFIVSSTYLLKQLQVLGGVINNSNTLPILDNFLFDLKQNQLIVSASDLETTMSSVLNVDSDNEGLIAVPAKLLLDILKTFPEQPLTFVVEDNNTVEISSNHGKYALAYADGAEFPKAVELANPSSTTIIGDILATAINKTIFAAGNDDLRPVMSGIFFQFSPESLTFVATDAHKLVKYQRTDISASQVAEFIMPKKPLNLLKGILGGSESDVTIEYNESNAKFSFENTELICRLIDGKYPNYEAVIPKENPNVLSISRNQLLSSVRRVSIFSNKTTHQIRLKIAGAELNISAEDIDYSNKAEERLTCSYQGDDMQIGFNSRFLVEMLANLTSDDVSLEMSLPNRAGILTPVDGLDEGELVTMLVMPVMLNN, encoded by the coding sequence ATGAAATTTATAGTATCTAGCACGTATTTACTTAAACAATTACAAGTTTTAGGTGGCGTAATTAACAACAGCAACACACTACCAATTCTAGATAATTTTCTATTTGATTTAAAACAAAACCAATTAATTGTTTCTGCTTCTGATTTAGAAACTACGATGAGTTCTGTTTTAAATGTAGATTCTGATAATGAAGGTTTAATTGCAGTTCCTGCAAAACTATTATTAGATATATTAAAAACCTTTCCGGAGCAACCCTTAACATTTGTTGTTGAAGACAACAATACAGTTGAAATAAGCTCTAATCATGGTAAGTACGCTTTAGCCTATGCAGATGGTGCTGAGTTTCCTAAAGCGGTAGAATTAGCAAACCCTAGCTCTACAACTATTATTGGAGACATATTAGCAACAGCTATCAACAAAACAATATTTGCTGCAGGTAATGATGATTTAAGACCCGTAATGAGTGGTATCTTTTTTCAGTTTTCTCCAGAGAGTTTAACCTTTGTAGCTACTGATGCACATAAATTGGTAAAATACCAAAGAACAGATATTTCTGCTTCGCAAGTTGCAGAGTTTATTATGCCGAAAAAACCTTTAAATCTTTTAAAAGGTATTTTAGGAGGTAGTGAATCTGACGTAACTATTGAGTACAATGAAAGTAATGCAAAATTTAGTTTTGAAAACACAGAACTTATCTGTCGCTTAATAGATGGTAAGTATCCAAACTATGAAGCGGTAATCCCTAAAGAGAATCCAAATGTATTATCTATTTCTAGAAATCAGTTGTTGAGCTCTGTTCGTAGAGTTTCTATATTTTCTAATAAAACAACGCACCAAATACGTTTAAAAATTGCTGGTGCAGAACTTAATATTTCTGCTGAAGATATTGATTACAGCAATAAAGCAGAAGAGCGCTTAACATGCTCATACCAAGGCGATGATATGCAAATTGGTTTTAACTCAAGATTTTTGGTTGAAATGCTAGCGAACTTAACCTCTGATGATGTTTCATTAGAAATGAGTTTACCAAATAGAGCTGGTATTTTAACTCCTGTGGATGGTTTAGATGAAGGAGAATTGGTTACAATGCTTGTTATGCCTGTAATGCTTAATAATTAA
- a CDS encoding SAM hydrolase/SAM-dependent halogenase family protein has translation MAIITLTTDFGYKDHFVGVIKGAIYSELADAKIVDISNEISPFNIPECAYILKNSYKSFPKGTIHIVGVDSEPTPENQHIAILVDGHYFITANNGVIGLITSEITPEKVVEINIPNPEHGSFPVLDVFVKVACHIARGGTLEVVGKLFNKLKDIREFAPRITENGNGIVGSVIYIDNFGNVITNIERHTFEAYRKGRDFILNARNKKITKIYNKYSDIINFDLEKDRRNGPGDLLALFNSSNYIELAIYKSDLNTVGGASTLLGLDYRDTITIDFK, from the coding sequence ATGGCAATAATTACATTAACTACTGATTTTGGATATAAGGACCATTTTGTTGGCGTTATTAAAGGTGCTATTTATTCGGAATTAGCCGACGCTAAAATTGTTGACATCTCTAATGAGATAAGTCCGTTTAACATTCCAGAATGTGCTTATATTTTAAAAAATTCTTATAAGAGTTTCCCTAAAGGCACCATACACATTGTAGGGGTAGACTCTGAGCCAACCCCTGAAAACCAGCACATTGCAATCCTTGTAGATGGTCATTATTTTATTACCGCAAACAATGGTGTTATTGGTTTAATTACTTCTGAGATTACTCCTGAAAAGGTCGTTGAAATTAATATTCCCAATCCAGAACATGGATCATTTCCTGTGTTAGATGTATTTGTTAAAGTTGCTTGTCATATTGCGCGCGGTGGCACTTTAGAAGTTGTTGGTAAATTGTTTAATAAACTAAAAGATATTCGAGAATTTGCCCCTAGAATTACAGAAAATGGCAATGGTATTGTTGGGAGCGTAATTTATATTGATAATTTTGGGAATGTCATTACGAATATAGAAAGGCATACTTTTGAAGCCTATAGAAAAGGGAGAGATTTTATTTTAAATGCTCGAAATAAAAAAATTACTAAAATCTATAATAAGTATAGTGATATTATAAATTTTGATTTAGAAAAAGATAGACGAAACGGCCCAGGAGACCTGTTAGCCCTTTTTAATTCATCTAACTATATAGAATTAGCCATCTATAAGAGTGATTTAAATACTGTAGGAGGAGCCTCTACCCTACTCGGTTTAGATTATAGAGATACCATCACCATAGATTTTAAGTAA
- a CDS encoding DUF4870 domain-containing protein, whose amino-acid sequence MQKENKQLLVITHLSQLLDVVTGFGGFIVPLVIWLTQKDSVLNMEENGKAIMNFRISMFIYFIICIPMVLLFGLGVLGFLILGILTFVFPIVNAIRVSNDQQPYYPMSIKFL is encoded by the coding sequence ATGCAAAAAGAAAACAAACAGTTATTAGTCATTACCCATTTAAGTCAATTATTAGATGTTGTAACAGGTTTTGGAGGGTTTATAGTTCCATTAGTAATATGGTTAACCCAAAAAGATTCGGTATTGAATATGGAAGAGAATGGAAAGGCAATTATGAATTTTAGAATTAGTATGTTTATCTATTTTATTATTTGTATTCCTATGGTGCTTTTATTCGGCTTAGGGGTATTAGGTTTTTTAATATTAGGGATTTTAACTTTTGTATTTCCTATAGTAAATGCCATACGAGTTAGTAATGATCAACAACCGTATTATCCTATGAGTATCAAATTTTTATAA
- a CDS encoding helix-turn-helix domain-containing protein translates to MAYKLISRFENRGYEGLKEQSRAPGKHPNATNENIVDSIVKLKKKYKLWGAKKSRAILFKELLSQEVPSVVMFIIFLKETVFYVLKKG, encoded by the coding sequence ATGGCTTATAAGTTGATAAGTCGGTTTGAAAATCGAGGTTATGAAGGGCTAAAAGAGCAGTCAAGAGCACCTGGCAAACACCCCAATGCAACCAATGAGAATATCGTTGATAGTATTGTAAAATTAAAGAAGAAATATAAACTCTGGGGAGCTAAAAAAAGTAGAGCGATATTGTTTAAAGAACTTTTAAGTCAAGAAGTCCCATCTGTGGTTATGTTCATAATATTCTTAAAAGAAACGGTTTTCTATGTCCTCAAAAAAGGATGA
- a CDS encoding DUF294 nucleotidyltransferase-like domain-containing protein, which produces MKNTISQRVADFLKNYPPFNGLKSDDLQLLSEQITIIYQEKDSIIFTEKEVGHDHFYVIHKGAVSLIRKTTNTIVDICDEGDIFGLRPLMANENYELEAKAHEESILYAIPIALFKPLALNNTAVGNFLIESFASNTRNPYSKNYRGKLYSDNSDPEKSTPNLPLIDLQPVQYSKKIISCGPRTTVKRAAEIMTAKQVGAIIIVKDALPIGIITDKDLRNKIVTGDYPITTAVSKIMTSPVITYPKNLTITQAQMAMMKSNISHLCLTKDGTVATKLVGILSKHDVMVALGNNPAVLMKAIKRAKKVKHLKPIRKNIMDLLRGYLAENIPMTLVSKIISELNDACLKQVIKISLDKMENKPPVKFAWLALGSQGRSEQMLHTDQDNALIFEDVSDDMLPKTNAYFLDFSKLVTKGLNEIGYEYCPAEMMASNPQWCLSFSEWKKTTSHWIINPGIDEVLLSSIFFDYNLIYGEPSLVTGLSEHIFYTVKKYPIFFVHLAKGALQNPSPTGFFRQFLVEQDGAHKDSFDVKSRALRPLTDAARVLILSHSIKAINNTAERFEKLAELEPNNKEIYLACSYASKALLKFRTKQGITNNDSGRYIALNNLSKEEKIKLKRTFKTIKEIQELVTLRFQLKNM; this is translated from the coding sequence ATGAAAAACACCATATCGCAACGAGTAGCAGATTTTTTAAAAAACTACCCTCCATTTAATGGATTAAAAAGTGATGATTTACAGCTACTTTCGGAACAGATTACCATTATATACCAAGAAAAAGATAGTATAATTTTCACGGAGAAAGAGGTAGGTCATGACCACTTTTACGTTATACATAAAGGTGCTGTATCTCTAATTAGAAAAACAACCAATACCATCGTAGATATCTGTGACGAGGGTGATATTTTTGGCTTACGCCCTTTAATGGCCAACGAAAACTATGAACTGGAAGCTAAGGCACATGAAGAAAGTATTCTTTATGCTATTCCTATTGCCCTTTTTAAACCACTGGCTTTAAACAATACAGCGGTAGGTAATTTTTTAATAGAGAGTTTTGCTTCGAACACGAGAAACCCATACTCAAAAAATTATCGTGGTAAACTATACAGTGACAATTCTGACCCAGAAAAAAGCACTCCTAACTTGCCGCTTATAGATTTACAACCGGTACAATATTCTAAAAAAATAATTTCTTGCGGTCCGCGAACCACCGTAAAAAGAGCTGCTGAAATAATGACTGCTAAACAAGTTGGAGCCATTATTATCGTAAAAGATGCGTTGCCCATTGGGATTATTACAGACAAAGATTTACGCAATAAAATAGTCACTGGTGATTATCCTATTACTACTGCGGTTAGTAAAATTATGACGAGTCCAGTAATTACATACCCAAAAAACCTGACCATTACTCAGGCACAAATGGCTATGATGAAAAGTAACATAAGTCATTTATGCCTTACCAAAGACGGAACGGTAGCGACTAAGTTAGTCGGAATACTCTCTAAACACGATGTAATGGTTGCTTTGGGTAACAACCCTGCCGTTTTAATGAAAGCTATAAAACGTGCTAAGAAAGTAAAACACCTTAAGCCTATACGAAAAAACATCATGGATTTATTACGAGGTTACCTCGCTGAAAACATCCCGATGACCTTGGTTTCTAAAATTATATCGGAATTAAATGATGCTTGCTTAAAACAAGTGATTAAAATTTCATTGGATAAAATGGAAAATAAACCACCTGTGAAATTTGCATGGTTAGCGCTTGGTAGTCAAGGGCGGAGTGAACAAATGTTGCATACCGATCAAGACAATGCTTTAATTTTTGAAGATGTTTCTGATGATATGCTTCCTAAAACAAACGCCTATTTTTTAGACTTTTCTAAATTAGTTACCAAGGGGTTAAATGAAATTGGTTATGAATACTGCCCGGCGGAGATGATGGCTTCAAATCCGCAATGGTGTTTAAGCTTTAGTGAGTGGAAAAAAACAACATCGCATTGGATTATTAATCCAGGTATTGATGAAGTATTACTTTCTTCCATATTTTTTGATTACAATCTAATTTATGGAGAACCAAGTTTAGTTACAGGGCTTTCTGAACATATCTTTTATACGGTAAAAAAATACCCTATATTTTTTGTGCATTTAGCGAAAGGCGCGCTTCAAAACCCTTCTCCTACAGGATTTTTTAGACAATTTTTAGTAGAACAAGATGGGGCACATAAAGATTCTTTTGATGTAAAAAGTAGAGCCTTAAGGCCCTTGACTGATGCCGCTCGGGTACTTATTCTATCGCACTCCATTAAAGCGATTAACAACACTGCAGAGCGCTTTGAAAAACTTGCGGAACTAGAACCCAACAATAAAGAAATCTACCTTGCATGTTCCTACGCTTCTAAAGCATTATTAAAATTTAGAACAAAACAAGGCATTACAAATAATGATTCTGGACGTTATATAGCTTTAAACAATCTAAGTAAAGAAGAGAAGATAAAGCTTAAGCGTACTTTTAAAACAATAAAAGAAATTCAAGAACTGGTAACCCTAAGGTTTCAATTAAAAAATATGTAA
- a CDS encoding PhoH family protein has translation MKELVIELTEISPRDFFGQQNENIDLIKKYFPKLKIVARGSKIRVYGDDELLEEFDQRFKSLTEHYVKYNKLDENSIERLLMSTAEDDLSASESSGEVIIHGVSGRLIKAQTVNQRKLVDAVRKNDMVFAIGPAGTGKTYTAVALAVKALKEKRVKRIILTRPAVEAGENLGFLPGDLKEKLDPYMQPLYDALRDMITPEKLAFYIENGTIQIAPLAFMRGRTLDHAFVILDEGQNTTHAQMKMFLTRMGKNAQFLITGDPGQIDLPRRTVSGLKEALLVLQNVEGISIIQLDDKDVIRHKLVKKVIEAYKGLEHQN, from the coding sequence TTGAAAGAACTTGTAATTGAACTCACAGAAATTAGTCCTAGAGATTTTTTTGGACAGCAAAATGAAAATATAGACTTGATAAAAAAGTACTTTCCAAAGCTAAAAATTGTAGCACGAGGAAGTAAGATTAGAGTCTATGGCGATGACGAACTTCTGGAAGAGTTTGATCAGCGTTTTAAATCACTTACGGAACATTATGTGAAGTATAATAAGTTAGACGAGAATAGTATTGAACGTTTGCTTATGAGTACTGCAGAAGATGATCTGTCGGCTTCTGAAAGTAGTGGAGAAGTCATCATTCATGGTGTTAGCGGTCGTTTGATAAAAGCACAAACCGTTAATCAGCGTAAATTGGTTGATGCCGTACGCAAAAATGACATGGTTTTCGCAATTGGCCCCGCGGGTACGGGTAAAACATATACCGCGGTAGCACTTGCTGTAAAAGCCTTAAAAGAGAAAAGAGTCAAACGCATTATTCTAACGAGACCAGCAGTAGAGGCAGGTGAAAACCTTGGGTTCTTGCCAGGAGATTTAAAAGAGAAATTAGATCCGTATATGCAGCCCTTATACGATGCGTTACGCGATATGATTACGCCAGAAAAACTGGCTTTTTATATAGAAAATGGTACCATACAAATTGCACCATTGGCATTTATGCGCGGTAGAACATTAGATCATGCTTTTGTAATTTTAGATGAAGGCCAAAATACAACGCATGCCCAGATGAAAATGTTCTTAACAAGAATGGGTAAAAATGCACAGTTTTTAATTACGGGAGATCCCGGGCAAATAGATTTACCTAGAAGAACCGTTTCAGGATTAAAAGAAGCTTTGTTAGTTTTACAAAATGTAGAAGGAATTTCAATTATCCAATTAGATGATAAAGATGTTATCCGTCATAAATTAGTGAAAAAAGTAATAGAAGCTTATAAAGGTTTAGAGCACCAAAACTAG
- a CDS encoding phosphoribosylaminoimidazolesuccinocarboxamide synthase, with product MNNTITDTNFNFPGQLSIYKGKVREVYTLANDIMVMIATDRLSAFDVVMPKGIPYKGQILNQIATKMMADTSDIVPNWLLATPDPNVAIGHACEPFKVEMVIRGYMSGHAAREYKAGKRMLCGVALPEGLIENDKFPEPIITPATKAEMGDHDEDISREDILKRGIVSEEDYSILEKYTKDLFQRGTEIAAERGLILVDTKYEFGKTKDGKIVLIDEIHTPDSSRYFYTEGYTERQKNGAMQKQLSKEFVRQWLISNDFQGLEGQKVPEMSDDYITTVSDRYIELYENIVGESFQKANISDIQTRIETNVLAYLNKS from the coding sequence ATGAACAATACAATTACAGATACAAATTTTAATTTTCCAGGACAGCTTAGTATTTATAAAGGAAAAGTAAGAGAAGTGTACACTTTAGCAAATGACATTATGGTAATGATTGCTACAGATAGGCTTTCTGCTTTTGATGTTGTTATGCCAAAGGGTATACCTTATAAAGGTCAGATACTAAATCAGATTGCAACGAAAATGATGGCAGATACGTCAGATATTGTTCCCAATTGGTTGCTAGCAACACCAGACCCTAACGTAGCTATTGGGCATGCTTGTGAGCCTTTTAAAGTAGAAATGGTAATTCGTGGATACATGTCTGGGCATGCAGCTCGTGAATATAAAGCAGGTAAAAGAATGCTTTGTGGAGTAGCTTTGCCAGAAGGGTTAATAGAGAATGATAAATTTCCTGAACCTATTATAACGCCAGCGACTAAAGCAGAAATGGGCGATCATGATGAAGATATTTCTAGAGAAGATATTTTAAAAAGAGGAATTGTTTCTGAAGAAGATTATAGCATCCTAGAAAAATATACCAAAGATCTTTTTCAACGAGGAACAGAAATTGCAGCAGAGAGAGGTTTAATTTTAGTTGATACCAAATATGAGTTTGGGAAAACTAAAGACGGTAAAATTGTATTAATTGATGAAATACATACTCCAGATTCTTCACGCTATTTTTACACGGAAGGGTATACCGAAAGGCAAAAAAATGGGGCGATGCAAAAACAACTTTCTAAAGAGTTTGTACGTCAATGGCTAATTTCTAATGACTTTCAGGGTTTAGAAGGTCAGAAAGTACCAGAAATGTCTGATGATTATATTACAACGGTATCAGATAGGTATATTGAACTATATGAGAATATCGTAGGAGAATCATTCCAAAAAGCTAACATTTCAGATATTCAAACAAGAATAGAAACTAATGTTTTAGCGTATTTAAATAAAAGCTAA